The Arabidopsis thaliana chromosome 5, partial sequence genomic interval TTGAACTACTTACTCGAGGCAGGCACCGGATTCTGTTCTGTTGTTTTGACATCCGCAAGCACAAGTTGGACATCCAACAATGGTTTCATTgtagaaagaagataaagaaacacAGCAAGTTGGAGTTCTTTGAGCAAGGAACTGCGAGTATGTGCACGTAATGTTCCATGTCACTGCAGTAATTCAAAGAGAAACATTTAACCGGTCTGTTAGATGAGAAACAATGTTAACTAACATTATGGTTTAAAAAATGTCGAATTGCAGTCATGGGTTCTTACTCATAGCTTGAGTGGTTCTGCGTGTGTCAGTCGTGACAAATTTTGTTGGTCTGACAATCTTTGCTGGACCACAAGTGTAACCTGGACCAGGTCCCATGAGAGTGAAGTTTCTTGGGACCCTAACGGTTTTGTTTGTGGTTCCAGCAGCACCAACACTAATCTGGAAGGAGCTAGCCGCAGTGGCAGGGTCTTGAACCCATGAGTTCATAACACCACCCTTGCAGCAATTAGCAATCTGCTGATTATAAGGAGTCCCTGGAAGCAAGTCTACAACTGTTGGATCCTTCTTACAACAATGTGGTATGTTTCCTTTGTACTTTGAACAATCACCTGTAAAACCATTTTGTCTATAATTCATATCCAGATAATTCGCaattaaaacataaagtaATGGAACCTGAAACAATTAGTTACCTTGTTCAGTTGTTTGTGCTCCAACCATACTCCATATAACTTCCTTCTTTGCCCATTTCCAACCTAATGTCCATCCTGGAGATTGAATGTGTCTGTATTTCTGGAAGTTGAACATCGTAACCACGGCCTAGATCGAACAAACAAACAGTTTAGATGAATCAAAAACCGGTAAACAAGGCCTAATATTTTCTACTTCAGGTTCTTGAACTTACAACATAGCCATCAGGAGTCCAGCTCATAACATCCCATTTCATTGTAATGTTGCCTTCTGGATCAAGCGCATCATATGCTTCTGCAAAAGGATTTACCAAAAGTCAGAACTTTGTTTATCCTGATCCACACCGACATTGTGATTGCTTCAATCTTAAAACTACTAATTATTTGGTTTGTAGAAAATAGACCAAAGTGTTAACTGCTTATAACTCACAAGTGTGCATCAAGTTTTCTACTTATAGAAAATATCAGAAAGTTACTAATTTTAGATCAGAAAACTTGAAACTTTGGTGTTTCCTTATATAAGCAAAATCCACTGATCTACATATGAAGCACTAATATGGAAATTGACGTATTGATTTTAGGATCTGAACTCTATAAAAAAGACTTGAACAGTGAGCAAGCAATTATCATCTCACTAATTGAGGAAAGATCtacaaaagagtttttttttaaaatggatCATGAACTGCCAACACCACACAATACACGATTCATATTATCACCTCTCTTTATcaatttcaacaaacaaatcagTTACAATTGAAGATACTCAGATGCAAAAACATAGtctaaatttaagaaaaatgaacaatttCACGATCTTAACTCTGAAAAGTGAAATACCGATCAAGGAGCAAGATTGGAAGTTGAAAAAGCTCTgagacaaagaaacagaaccaagAAGCAGAATAATTGGTGATAATGGGAATAAGAAAGTAACCTGTCGaagtaaaagaagatgaagaaatcaagaagacGATCCATAAGGCCAAGAAACTCAATTTGGAGACGATGGAGGTGGATCTGGAGAAGAAAGACTCCATTTTTAATACTCTGATGATCAGAGTGGAACCAGAGACGAAGCTTGTTCCAGATCCCTTAGATGGGTCTGGTTTAATCTTAAACCAATCTCAGAGGagcaaaaagaagaggaaggtgCTTTGCTTGAAGGAGGAGTGGACTTATAGAGAGATAGCagcaagattttttttagaacGAGAGAAGCAATGAGACATTTTTGGGATCTGGCTGGCTAGTGGCTGTTTTAGTAAAATTTGAGCCGGGAACGATGatttgaccattttacccttctatcatgatttgattttgttttccgatTATATTAGCATCATGTTAATAAGAACATTAATTCTTGTCTTGCTTCTTATGTTTAAGTAATTGTTTCTcgataaaaaatatatgaacagaaaaaaaatattttaaggaATCTGTATTTTTGACTTCTTAATAACCAACTCTGTAAGTTTGCTATGAATCATAGCCTATGATTATAAACGAGAAAGGGGCTTTTGTGTAATTGTGATCGGAAGTTAGTTTATTACCGGAAAATATTACCGAAGACGACAGCTTTTAGAGGAACGTGGGCCATTGACAGTGTTTTCGGCTGTCGGTGGAGAGAAATATATGATCGTATGTGGacagattttttaattattcataGTTTGGATAATATTACTTTCTGttgttataaaaattttaaactttttttttttttttttttttaaatggttaatttttgttgccaaaagagaaaatggttaATTTAGtttggataatttttttttaaaaatggtatattcattataaaaattttaaacttgccaaaagagaaaatggttattttttgttgtgatatATAGGCTTTTACAATAGAAAAATCTAGGGAAAATAACTTTAAaactactttttttgttgctcAAGAAATTATACTAAATAGATGTAAATAAACAGAGTTGATATCATTGAAATATTCAATGTCAATAACGAAATAATGTGTCGGCGaattattttacatttctatattaaaatttggtatTGTTTAGGAATATTGGTCCTAACAACCATCTAGGCATATATCAATTTAAAACTCAAGTGATTGATTCTAGTCccaacaaattattattactgGTGACTGATTATCAGTGGAAATACCCTATTGTCAATTAACCATACtttcaatattatattatagtaAAACTGTGAAAGTTATTGGACTAATAACTCAATCAAAAGTGaaattatatttctaaattagTCCCTcaatgtataaaaatatacatggTTAGTAAGCAATCATTATCAATATGTGAAGACGTTAATTAAGACTACCATTCCAAATTATTAAATTCCTGTGATTACGTG includes:
- the COB gene encoding COBRA-like extracellular glycosyl-phosphatidyl inositol-anchored protein family, encoding MKWDVMSWTPDGYVAVVTMFNFQKYRHIQSPGWTLGWKWAKKEVIWSMVGAQTTEQGDCSKYKGNIPHCCKKDPTVVDLLPGTPYNQQIANCCKGGVMNSWVQDPATAASSFQISVGAAGTTNKTVRVPRNFTLMGPGPGYTCGPAKIVRPTKFVTTDTRRTTQAMMTWNITCTYSQFLAQRTPTCCVSLSSFYNETIVGCPTCACGCQNNRTESGACLDPDTPHLASVVSPPTKKGTVLPPLVQCTRHMCPIRVHWHVKQNYKEYWRVKITITNFNYRLNYTQWNLVAQHPNLDNITQIFSFNYKSLTPYAGLNDTAMLWGVKFYNDFLSEAGPLGNVQSEILFRKDQSTFTFEKGWAFPRRIYFNGDNCVMPPPDSYPFLPNGGSRSQFSFVAAVLLPLLVFFFFSA
- the COB gene encoding COBRA-like extracellular glycosyl-phosphatidyl inositol-anchored protein family (COBRA (COB); FUNCTIONS IN: molecular_function unknown; INVOLVED IN: response to salt stress, multidimensional cell growth, cellulose microfibril organization; LOCATED IN: in 6 components; EXPRESSED IN: 23 plant structures; EXPRESSED DURING: 13 growth stages; CONTAINS InterPro DOMAIN/s: Glycosyl-phosphatidyl inositol-anchored, plant (InterPro:IPR006918), COBRA-like (InterPro:IPR017391); BEST Arabidopsis thaliana protein match is: COBRA-like protein 1 precursor (TAIR:AT3G02210.1); Has 30201 Blast hits to 17322 proteins in 780 species: Archae - 12; Bacteria - 1396; Metazoa - 17338; Fungi - 3422; Plants - 5037; Viruses - 0; Other Eukaryotes - 2996 (source: NCBI BLink).), with the protein product MESFFSRSTSIVSKLSFLALWIVFLISSSSFTSTEAYDALDPEGNITMKWDVMSWTPDGYVAVVTMFNFQKYRHIQSPGWTLGWKWAKKEVIWSMVGAQTTEQGDCSKYKGNIPHCCKKDPTVVDLLPGTPYNQQIANCCKGGVMNSWVQDPATAASSFQISVGAAGTTNKTVRVPRNFTLMGPGPGYTCGPAKIVRPTKFVTTDTRRTTQAMMTWNITCTYSQFLAQRTPTCCVSLSSFYNETIVGCPTCACGCQNNRTESGACLDPDTPHLASVVSPPTKKGTVLPPLVQCTRHMCPIRVHWHVKQNYKEYWRVKITITNFNYRLNYTQWNLVAQHPNLDNITQIFSFNYKSLTPYAGLNDTAMLWGVKFYNDFLSEAGPLGNVQSEILFRKDQSTFTFEKGWAFPRRIYFNGDNCVMPPPDSYPFLPNGGSRSQFSFVAAVLLPLLVFFFFSA